AATATTGGGAATTGAAGAAATAAAAAAAAAATTTGGAGTGAATCATCCAAAACAAATTATAGATTTATGGAGTATGATGGGGGATCCTTCTGACAATATACCAGGATTACCAGGAATTGGAATAAAAAATGCCATAAAATTTATTCAAAAATATGGAAGTATTGAGAAATTATTAAATTCGACTCATGATTTAAATGGAAAAATTAAAAAAAATATCGAAAAAAATAAAAAATTAGGTATTCTATCAAAAAAATTAATTACTATTGTTACTAATATTCCTTCTTTTTCTTTTCATGAAGAAAAATTTTATATCAAAAAACCAAATTGGTGTTCCATAAAAAAAATATTCCAAGAACTGGAATTTATAAAATTGTTAAAAAAAGCTCATGAATATTATAAATTTAAAATAAAAGAATAATTTTATTTTTTTATATAAAATTTATGTTTATTCATATAATCCCAAACTTCTGCATGAAGCATAGGTTTCATATTTTTTCCTTTTTGAATAGATTTTCGGATAAAAGAAGAAGATATTTCAATGATTGGAGCTTCCAAAAAAATTATATTACCCTTTTCGGATTTAAAAATAGTGTGATAAAAAGATCCAATTCTAGGATAAACTAAAATATCATATTTATTTAAAATAAATTTATAATTCTTCCATTTTCTTAAAGAAAAAAATGAGTCCTTTCCTAAAAGGATAGAAAATTGATTTCTAGGATATTTTTTTTCTATATTGTGAAGTGTATGAATTGTATAAGAAGGAATATATCCATATTCAATATCCAAAACACTCATCTTTTCATAATCATAAACAGCTTTTCGAACCATTTCTATTCTATGTTTATAATCTAAAAGATTCTTTTTTTTTTTAATGGATTTTGAGGGGATACTATAAACCATACATTGTCTATATCTAAAAATTCCGTTATATGATTAGCAATAATTGTATGTCCTAAATGAATAGGATTGAATGATCCAAAATAAAGTCCTATTTTCATGTTGACCAATCAAAATAAAAAAATACCGAGCCTACATGACTGCCGTCTCGATATTTTTTATGATTATTTTTTTAAATCATTTTAATACGATAATTCAATCCTAAAACGATAAAATAATTATTTTCATTTTTCTCTTTCATTTTAGGGAACCTGTAATTTATTATTTGATTTCGACATGAAAAATAAAAACTAAGATCATCATTTTTATTTTTTTTTATGGTAGGAACAAATTCTATTCCTCCATAATATACATATTCTCTTTTAAATAATTCATTTTCTCCCACAAATTCATTAAAAACTGCATCCTTAGAGAAACCCTTCTCATATACTCCTTCAGCAATAAAATTCCATTTTGGAAGAAAGTTGTATTTTAGTTTTACAAAATAAGTTCCATATTTTGCAGAAATAAAATATTTATCATCACTGATGGATTGTATTTGTTTTGTTACATTCATATTTTTTTCTAGATCTTCATTGCTAAGTATATATTCTGCTTCTATGGTAACGGGTTTCCAATTTAATTTACTACCTAAAACTAGTAGTTTCCAATATTTTCCCTTCTCTTTTTGTTGAAAAATAGCATAGGAACATTTATTTTGTATCACTTGATTTAAATTCCAATTCCAAATCATGGAATATCCCATAGGTTTTTTCACTTCAGAAATAATATGTTCATTATCATCATATTCCGTTTTTTTATTCACAACATCATTAACTATTTGCAATTGGAACTCATGATCTTTTATAGGAAAATAAAGAAAACTGAATCCAAAAGCATTTCCATTATTTTTATGTACATTATTAATATGTTCTACTTTACTAAAAGTAAGAGGTTGTTTTCCAAACAAAAAATAAGATTTATCGTTCCACTTGTATTTTAAATAAGCTAAATCAACTATTTCAGGATTTTTTATTGTATTTTTGAATGTTTTGACAAAATGATAACTGATTTTATCAGTAGCTTTTCCTATCAATTCCAAATTGAATTTATCTTCAGAAAAACAAGATTCTTCAATAAATTCTTTTCTGGATATGGATTTGATACTACCAGAAAAATCTAAAAATATATGAAAATGAGGATTTTCATCCGTTGTTTTTTTTTGATTTATGATTTTTGCAAAACTATGAAAAGGATAAAAAAATCCTAAAAAAAGAACAAGGAAAATAATTTTTGTTTTTCTCATTTTTTTAATTTTATTGTTCAATGACATTAATATACATAATATAACAAATTTTACAGTATAAAAAACTCTTTTTAAACCAATAACAAATAAAAGATTAAATTTTTTCTTGAAATTCAAAAAAAATGGATAAAAAAAAAATAAAAGAAGTAAATAATAAAAAAACTTTTAAAATCATTTTTGGATTTTTTTTGTTAGGAAATAGCTTTTTTTTATTTTTAAGTTTTTTTTCTTTTCTTTTTCATTGGGAAAGTGATCAAAGTCAGGTTGAAAAACTTTTTGATAAAGAAATCATAGCAGAAAATTTACTTGGTAAAATAGGTGCTACTGTATCTCACTATTTTATTCACTGTGGAATAGGAATTAGTGCCTTTTTTATTCCTATATTCCTATTTTTAACCGGATTAAGAATCCTTTTGTTTAAGAGAAAACTGGTAAATAATTTTTACCAATCTACAATATATAAATTGTTATTCTCTAGCATATGGCTTCCCATATTTTTTTATACTATTATTCCTGATAAAGGAATATTAAGCGGAATTTTTGGATTTGAAATAGGAAATTACTTGATTCATTTATTTGGAAAAATTGGATTATATATGCTTTTTTTTACAAGTATCATTTTTTATTGTATCATCATTTTCCGTATCAATTTTACAAACATAAAAAAAAAAATACAAAATAAAAGAAGATTGCAATTTTTTAATTTTTTAAAAACAAGAATTCTATCGAAAACAGAACCAGAGATAGATTCTTATTTCAATCAAGAAAAAAACATTCTTCATTCTATTTTTTCTAAAAAAAAAAAAAAGAAAGATTTTTCATCCATTGATTTAGAAAAAAACTTAGAATCTAATAAAAAAAAAATAATTCAAATCTTGAATTATTATAACATAGAAATCTGTGAACTAAAAGCTAGTGTAGGCCCTACTGTAACTTTATATGAAATATATCCTAAAGTGGGAACACGTATTTCAAAAATCAAGAATTTAAAAAATGAGATTGCCTTAAATTTATCAGCTATATCCATAAGAATCATAGCTCCTATACCCGGTAAAGGATCCATTGGAATAGAAATTCCCAATTATAATCGTTCCCCCGTATCTATGATAGATATTCTTTTTTCAGAGGAAAGTAATAAAAAAAGTTATAAAATGGAACTTCCCATTTCTTTAGGAAAAACAATATTTAATGATATTTTTATTATAGATCTAGCTAAGATGCCCCATTTACTTATAGCAGGATCTACAGGTCAAGGAAAATCCGTAGGATTAAATGTTATGATTGTTTTTCTGTTATACAAAAAAAATCCAAAAGATTTAAAGTTTATTTTGATTGATCCAAAAAAAGTAGAATTATCGATATATAAAAAAATTTCAAAATCTTATTTTGCTGCACTTCCGAATTCTATAGAACCCATCATTACAGATTTACATGACGCAAGAAATATATTAAATTCTTTGTGTAAAGAAATGGATCAAAGATATAATATTTTAGAAAAACATAAGGTTAGAAATATTAAAGAATATAATAATGTTAAAAACAATAAATTCCATTTACCTTACATCATATTAATTATTGATGAATTTGCAGATTTAAATTTTAATAATCATAAAAAACAAATAGAAACATATATAATCCGGTTAGCACAACTTGCTCGTGCTGTAGGTATTCATTTGGTTATAGCAACACAACGTCCATCCGTAGATGTAATTACGGGACTAATAAAATCAAATTTTACTGCAAGAATTGCATTTAGAGTCAGTTCCAAAATAGATTCTAGAACTATATTAGATTGCACTGGTGCTGAACAATTAATAGGAAAAGGAGATATGCTATTTTCTAATAAAAATGAATTAATACGATTACAATGTCCATTTGTGGAATTATCAGATCTAAAAAAAATTGTTGATTTTTATGGAAAAAAAAATAAAAAAAATGAATACTTTTTTTTGCCAGAACCGGATTTAATCAATGAAAATCAATAAATAAGTTTCAATTCATATATTATATTATGATAATAAAAAAACTTGACTTATATATAATTCGTTTATTTATAATTCCTTTTTTAATTATTTATTCTTTAATATTTATCATTTTTATGATCCAATTTTTTTGGAGTCAAATAGATGAACTAACAGATAAACATATTAGTGTTCCCATAATATTAAAATTTATATTATATTTTGGGATGTCCATTCTACCATTAATAACTCCCATCGCCTTGTTATTAACTTCTATTATAATATTTGGAAATCTTTCAGAAAGTCAAGAACTTATCGCTATTAAATCTTCTGGAATATCTCTCTTTCGTGTTATGATTCCCATTTTGTGGATAACTTTTTTTTTATCTATTGTATTGTATTTATTTTCAGATTTTGTTATTCCAAAAGCAAAAATGAAAGCTAAAAAATTAGGATATAGAATATCGTTAACTTGTCCATTTTTAAAACTAAAGGAAGGAAATTTCGTAAATTTATTACCAAACTTTTTCATAAAAATAGAAAAAATAGATAGAAAATCAGAAAACAAAAATTATTTGCGTGAAATATCCATTTTTTTCTATGGTAAAAATTTGCTTTTCAACACTATTTTTTCTAAAAAAGGAATTTTAATTCCCAATGATGAATTTATTCAATTGAAATTAATGAATGGAATTTTATATAGTGAAAATTTTAACGAATTCAAAAAAGAACAATCTTCTTATCAAATCATAGAATTTGATACTTTAATCAAAAATTTAAAAAAACCTTCAGAACCTTCAGAATCAAAAATAATAAACTTATATGATTATGATTTTTATCAAACTTTAAATACAAAAAATCTTATCAAAAAGATTAAATTTTTAAAGGAAAAAAATTATAAAAACACATACAAAAACAAAATATACTTATCTAAACTACAATTAGAATTTCAAAAAAAATTTACGTTTCCAATAACGTGCATTATAATGTTTCTCACTGGAGCACCATTAGGTGCTATTATTAGAAAAGGAGGAATTGGTTATTCAACTATGATAGCATTGATTATATTTATTATTTATTATACTTTATTAACCATTACTCAAAATAAAGTAGAAAAAGCTGAAATATGCCCATGGATAGGAGCTTGGATTCCAAATTTTGTTTTTTTTCCAATAAGTATATGGATCACTTATAAAACTGTAATGGATGATTTTTAAAATATAAATGAATAAAATTATTAATATTATTAATAGATATGGTTTTTGATTCAAACCAAAATTTGAATAGGATTGAAGAAGCTATACAAGATATACAAAATGGAAAAATTATTATTGTAGTTGATGATAAAAATCGTGAAAATGAAGGAGATTTTGTAATAGCTGCAGAAAAAATAACTCCTAAAATTGTGAATTTTTTCATTACTCATGGTAAGGGATTAGTTTGTGTTTCTTTGACAGAAGAAAAATGTGATCAATTAGAACTTCAAATGATGGTTAAAAATAACACAGATCCTAGAAAAACGGCCTTTACAGTATCCGTAGACTTACAAGGAAATGGCGTTAGTACAGGTATTTCTGTTTCAGATAGAGCTAAAACTATTTTTGCATTAGTTGATAATGTAAAACCAGAAGCATTCAACAAACCAGGACATGTTTTTCCTCTACGTGCAAAAAAAGGAGGGGTCTTAGAAAGACCTGGACATACTGAAGCAGCTATTGATTTAACTAAAATGGCAGGATGTGCCCCTGGCGGGGTATTGGTAGAAATTTTGAATAAGAACGGATCCATGGCACGTTTACCACAATTGATTAAAATTTCCAAAAAATTTCATATGAAAATTATATCTATCAAAGATCTTGTTAAATATAAAATGAAATATAAAAAATAACGAAATGCGGTCTGGACGGGATTTGAACCCGCGACCCCATGCGTGACAGGCATGTATTCTAACCAACTGAACTACCAGACCAAAATGATTTAAATTATGTAAAAATAAAATTTAATTTCTTTAAATTCAATTAAAGAGCATCTAATTTCTTCCTAATGTCTTCTTTAGAAAGAATTCCAATATGGGAATCTTTTTTTTCTCCATTTTTAAAAAAAATCATAGTAGGAATACTGCGTATTCCAAACTTCGAAGAAGTTTTTGGATTATTATCTACATTTAATTTAAAAATTGATACTTTATTATGATATTCAGAAAAAATTTCTTCTAATAAAACAGATAAAGCTCTACATGGAGCACACCATGGTGCCCAAAAATCTACTAAAATAGGTTTTTTCGATTCAGAAATCAATTTTTCAAAATTGTCATCGTTTATTTCTTGTAACATAATTTTTTAATAAAAAAAATATAACAAATTTACCTTTTTTTGTTTCAACTTCAAAAGTTGAAATCTTTCAATAAAGAAACATAAATATCTATTCCTTCCATAATTTCTGTAATTAAAACATATTCATTAGACGTATGAGAACGCCTGCTATCCCCTACCCCCATTTTAATAGTAGAAAAAGGCATTACGCTTTGATCTGAAAGAGTAGGAGATCCATAAGTTTTTCTTCCTATCAATTTAGCTTTTAAAACAATAGGATGCATAGGATTTATAAAAGATGAATTTAAATATGAAGAACGCGTTTTCATTTTAGAATGAATTTTTTTTTGTATCATATCAATCAATTCCTCATTTTTATATAATTCATTAGTTCTGATGTCTATAACAAAAGAACATATATCAGGTATAACATTATGTTGTATTCCTCCTTGTATTTGAGTTATATTTAAAGTAGAAAAACCAAGTAAATCCGATTTTCTATCGAAAGAAAAACATCTCAAATATTCTATATCTCTTGTGGCTATATAAATAGCATTAACTCCTGTATTTCTTGCAGAATGTCCTGTTTTTCCTTCAGCTATACAATCTAATACTATTAATCCTTTTTCAGCAATAGCTACTTTCATTTTTGTTGGTTCTCCCACAATTCCTAAATCTACAGATCCAAATTCAGATAAAATTGATCTTACTCCTGAAGCCCCAGATATTTCTTCTTCTGCAGTAATAGAAAGAACTAATCTATAAGGTAATTCCGATAAATTACTTAAATATATAAAAGTAGATATCAATGAAACTACAGAAGCTCCAGCATCATTACTACCTAATCCGATTAGTTTATTTTCTTTTTGGGTAGCACTAAAAGGATCTGTGATCCAATTTTTACCTGGTTTTACTGTATCATGATGAGAATTTAATAATATAGTTCGTATATTCTCTTTTTTAGGATAATTACTATTTTCAGTCCATATATTATTAAATTTTCTTTTTACACAAAATCCATACTGATAAAGATAATCTTCTATCAGAAAGGATACCTTATTTTCTCGTTTAGATATAGAAGGCGTATTTATAATTTTCATTAGAAGTTGTATGGCTTCTTCTTTTAAAGCTTGTAGATTTACTACAGACATAACGTAGTCTTATTATTCACATCATTTAAATGATTAGGTAGACCTATACTTACCTTATATACTCCATTTTGTAATGCAAAAAAAGCATTTTCCAATTTAGGAATCATACCATTTGTTATGGTATGATTTTCTTTCATTTTCTGAAATGAATGAAAATTTATTTTTTGAAAATAGGATTCAGAATTATGAATATTTCTTAAAACTCCTTTTTTTTCAAAACAAAAATGTAACTCTACTTCACATTCTTCCTTGGCTAAAGCTATAGCTGTACAAGCTGCAATTGTATCTGCGTTTGTATTGAGTAAATCTCCTGTTCCATTATGTGTAATGGAACATAATACAGGAATAATATTATTTTTTAATAAAAATTTTATAAAATCTGTATTCACACTTTTTATACTAATATCTCCCACATATCCATAATCAATATTTTTTATGTTACGTAAACATGATTGAATGCAATTACCGTCTGCTC
The sequence above is drawn from the Blattabacterium cuenoti genome and encodes:
- the argB gene encoding acetylglutamate kinase translates to MKISIVKIGGHLINSAQSLYDSLEAFCKLKGYKVLIHGGGKKADFISEKMGISPKMIQGRRITDKETLDIVVMTYAGIINKNIVSILQSYHCNALGLCGADGNCIQSCLRNIKNIDYGYVGDISIKSVNTDFIKFLLKNNIIPVLCSITHNGTGDLLNTNADTIAACTAIALAKEECEVELHFCFEKKGVLRNIHNSESYFQKINFHSFQKMKENHTITNGMIPKLENAFFALQNGVYKVSIGLPNHLNDVNNKTTLCL
- a CDS encoding nicotinate-nicotinamide nucleotide adenylyltransferase produces the protein MVYSIPSKSIKKKKNLLDYKHRIEMVRKAVYDYEKMSVLDIEYGYIPSYTIHTLHNIEKKYPRNQFSILLGKDSFFSLRKWKNYKFILNKYDILVYPRIGSFYHTIFKSEKGNIIFLEAPIIEISSSFIRKSIQKGKNMKPMLHAEVWDYMNKHKFYIKK
- a CDS encoding DNA translocase FtsK 4TM domain-containing protein codes for the protein MDKKKIKEVNNKKTFKIIFGFFLLGNSFFLFLSFFSFLFHWESDQSQVEKLFDKEIIAENLLGKIGATVSHYFIHCGIGISAFFIPIFLFLTGLRILLFKRKLVNNFYQSTIYKLLFSSIWLPIFFYTIIPDKGILSGIFGFEIGNYLIHLFGKIGLYMLFFTSIIFYCIIIFRINFTNIKKKIQNKRRLQFFNFLKTRILSKTEPEIDSYFNQEKNILHSIFSKKKKKKDFSSIDLEKNLESNKKKIIQILNYYNIEICELKASVGPTVTLYEIYPKVGTRISKIKNLKNEIALNLSAISIRIIAPIPGKGSIGIEIPNYNRSPVSMIDILFSEESNKKSYKMELPISLGKTIFNDIFIIDLAKMPHLLIAGSTGQGKSVGLNVMIVFLLYKKNPKDLKFILIDPKKVELSIYKKISKSYFAALPNSIEPIITDLHDARNILNSLCKEMDQRYNILEKHKVRNIKEYNNVKNNKFHLPYIILIIDEFADLNFNNHKKQIETYIIRLAQLARAVGIHLVIATQRPSVDVITGLIKSNFTARIAFRVSSKIDSRTILDCTGAEQLIGKGDMLFSNKNELIRLQCPFVELSDLKKIVDFYGKKNKKNEYFFLPEPDLINENQ
- a CDS encoding porin is translated as MRKTKIIFLVLFLGFFYPFHSFAKIINQKKTTDENPHFHIFLDFSGSIKSISRKEFIEESCFSEDKFNLELIGKATDKISYHFVKTFKNTIKNPEIVDLAYLKYKWNDKSYFLFGKQPLTFSKVEHINNVHKNNGNAFGFSFLYFPIKDHEFQLQIVNDVVNKKTEYDDNEHIISEVKKPMGYSMIWNWNLNQVIQNKCSYAIFQQKEKGKYWKLLVLGSKLNWKPVTIEAEYILSNEDLEKNMNVTKQIQSISDDKYFISAKYGTYFVKLKYNFLPKWNFIAEGVYEKGFSKDAVFNEFVGENELFKREYVYYGGIEFVPTIKKNKNDDLSFYFSCRNQIINYRFPKMKEKNENNYFIVLGLNYRIKMI
- the trxA gene encoding thioredoxin, producing MLQEINDDNFEKLISESKKPILVDFWAPWCAPCRALSVLLEEIFSEYHNKVSIFKLNVDNNPKTSSKFGIRSIPTMIFFKNGEKKDSHIGILSKEDIRKKLDAL
- a CDS encoding nicotinate-nicotinamide nucleotide adenylyltransferase, encoding MKIGLYFGSFNPIHLGHTIIANHITEFLDIDNVWFIVSPQNPLKKKRIF
- the ribB gene encoding 3,4-dihydroxy-2-butanone-4-phosphate synthase; the protein is MVFDSNQNLNRIEEAIQDIQNGKIIIVVDDKNRENEGDFVIAAEKITPKIVNFFITHGKGLVCVSLTEEKCDQLELQMMVKNNTDPRKTAFTVSVDLQGNGVSTGISVSDRAKTIFALVDNVKPEAFNKPGHVFPLRAKKGGVLERPGHTEAAIDLTKMAGCAPGGVLVEILNKNGSMARLPQLIKISKKFHMKIISIKDLVKYKMKYKK
- a CDS encoding LptF/LptG family permease, with amino-acid sequence MIIKKLDLYIIRLFIIPFLIIYSLIFIIFMIQFFWSQIDELTDKHISVPIILKFILYFGMSILPLITPIALLLTSIIIFGNLSESQELIAIKSSGISLFRVMIPILWITFFLSIVLYLFSDFVIPKAKMKAKKLGYRISLTCPFLKLKEGNFVNLLPNFFIKIEKIDRKSENKNYLREISIFFYGKNLLFNTIFSKKGILIPNDEFIQLKLMNGILYSENFNEFKKEQSSYQIIEFDTLIKNLKKPSEPSESKIINLYDYDFYQTLNTKNLIKKIKFLKEKNYKNTYKNKIYLSKLQLEFQKKFTFPITCIIMFLTGAPLGAIIRKGGIGYSTMIALIIFIIYYTLLTITQNKVEKAEICPWIGAWIPNFVFFPISIWITYKTVMDDF
- a CDS encoding M20 family metallo-hydrolase, whose protein sequence is MSVVNLQALKEEAIQLLMKIINTPSISKRENKVSFLIEDYLYQYGFCVKRKFNNIWTENSNYPKKENIRTILLNSHHDTVKPGKNWITDPFSATQKENKLIGLGSNDAGASVVSLISTFIYLSNLSELPYRLVLSITAEEEISGASGVRSILSEFGSVDLGIVGEPTKMKVAIAEKGLIVLDCIAEGKTGHSARNTGVNAIYIATRDIEYLRCFSFDRKSDLLGFSTLNITQIQGGIQHNVIPDICSFVIDIRTNELYKNEELIDMIQKKIHSKMKTRSSYLNSSFINPMHPIVLKAKLIGRKTYGSPTLSDQSVMPFSTIKMGVGDSRRSHTSNEYVLITEIMEGIDIYVSLLKDFNF